Proteins co-encoded in one Desulfitobacterium hafniense DCB-2 genomic window:
- the pyrC gene encoding dihydroorotase, whose protein sequence is MYDIQIINAKIQTEQGQIEGNITINNGKIEAISSSPLANVKQTIDAEGLLVLPGFIDQHVHFMDPTETDREDFIHGTTAAAMAGVTTVIEHTHSRPILTVEDFLKYKSYIEERSLVDFGFAAHIWPGQYDQLEKLWQEGIAYFKVFTCTTHGVPGQNSASLHGAFTKVASFGGRVLVHCEDDSLTAENEKVLKGNNRDDGHVIQEWRSKAAEAISVANVCFIAKETGAHVTIAHLSHPDVVGIVQEAKEAGAKVLAEICPQYLYLEENTLAARGSFGKFTPPSRSARESQELMELVGKGELDILASDHAPSTKRHKDSGSIWTSPFGLPGIDTTSSVMLTAVNNNKLSLAGFVRMYAENPAKALGLYPKKGCIRVGADADLVLVDMKKKWTIQDDGICSKAKWSPFNGFQCTGKPVMTLLRGQIIMSEGKLLGKPGDGNYVKRA, encoded by the coding sequence ATGTACGACATTCAGATTATCAACGCAAAAATCCAAACAGAGCAGGGGCAGATTGAAGGCAATATTACAATTAATAACGGGAAAATCGAGGCAATAAGCTCTTCACCTTTGGCAAATGTCAAGCAAACCATTGATGCTGAGGGGCTTCTCGTGTTGCCGGGCTTTATTGATCAACATGTGCATTTTATGGATCCAACGGAAACCGATCGTGAGGATTTTATTCATGGCACGACAGCGGCGGCCATGGCCGGGGTGACCACTGTCATTGAACATACCCACAGCCGCCCCATCCTTACGGTTGAAGATTTCTTAAAATATAAGAGCTATATTGAAGAGCGATCCTTAGTGGATTTTGGCTTTGCTGCGCATATCTGGCCAGGTCAATATGACCAGTTGGAAAAGCTTTGGCAGGAAGGGATAGCTTATTTTAAGGTATTTACCTGCACAACCCATGGTGTTCCCGGACAAAACAGCGCCAGCCTCCATGGTGCTTTTACCAAAGTTGCTTCCTTCGGAGGAAGGGTTTTGGTTCATTGTGAAGACGACTCATTAACTGCGGAGAATGAAAAAGTTCTTAAGGGAAATAACCGGGATGACGGCCATGTAATCCAGGAATGGCGTTCCAAAGCTGCAGAAGCTATCTCCGTGGCCAATGTTTGCTTTATCGCCAAAGAGACGGGAGCCCATGTAACCATTGCCCATTTAAGCCACCCCGATGTTGTGGGTATAGTTCAGGAGGCAAAAGAGGCCGGGGCCAAGGTGCTTGCTGAGATATGTCCCCAATATTTATACCTTGAGGAAAATACCCTGGCCGCGCGGGGCTCCTTTGGTAAATTTACCCCGCCCTCCCGCTCAGCCCGGGAATCCCAGGAATTAATGGAATTGGTGGGTAAGGGAGAGCTGGATATTTTAGCTTCCGATCATGCTCCTTCAACTAAAAGACATAAAGATTCAGGGTCTATTTGGACATCCCCCTTCGGCCTGCCGGGTATCGATACCACAAGTTCGGTAATGCTGACAGCGGTTAATAACAATAAACTTTCCCTGGCCGGATTTGTCCGGATGTATGCCGAGAATCCGGCTAAGGCTCTCGGACTGTACCCGAAAAAAGGATGCATTCGGGTGGGAGCAGATGCGGATCTTGTCTTGGTCGATATGAAAAAGAAGTGGACCATTCAGGATGATGGGATCTGCTCTAAAGCCAAATGGTCGCCATTCAACGGTTTCCAATGCACCGGCAAACCCGTCATGACTTTATTGAGAGGCCAAATCATTATGTCCGAAGGTAAACTACTGGGAAAACCAGGGGATGGCAACTATGTGAAGCGTGCCTAA
- the mdh gene encoding malate dehydrogenase has product MAKISVIGSGFTGTTTAFMLAMKGLGDIVLLDTQANENPTKGKALDIMEAGPLTRSSVRVTGTSDYQDTLDSDVVVITAGIARKPGMSRNELCDINAGIVTHVVRQVVQHSPNSTLIILSNPVDIMTYVAFKESGFKRNRIIGQSGVLDSARFRYFVASELKVSAEDVTGFVLGVHGDDMVPLVRYCSVHGIPIQQLLPEAEIEKIMERTRQAGSEIVNLLGNGSAYYAPAAALTEMIESILLDKHRVMPCIVHLEGELGYQDLVLNVPAVIGRQGVEKILPIDLLPEEEDLIERSVASIRRGIDAVLEGKTNKRCSLIS; this is encoded by the coding sequence ATGGCAAAAATATCAGTGATCGGATCCGGATTCACAGGTACAACAACTGCTTTTATGCTGGCTATGAAAGGGTTGGGAGATATTGTTTTACTGGATACCCAGGCAAACGAAAATCCGACGAAAGGGAAAGCTCTGGATATCATGGAAGCCGGTCCTTTGACTCGTTCCAGTGTCCGCGTAACGGGTACCTCAGATTATCAGGATACACTTGATTCGGATGTTGTGGTGATCACGGCCGGTATCGCCCGTAAGCCGGGAATGTCGCGCAACGAACTATGCGATATCAATGCTGGAATCGTCACCCATGTCGTCCGGCAGGTTGTTCAACATTCGCCCAATAGTACTCTGATCATTTTAAGCAATCCCGTGGATATTATGACCTACGTTGCTTTCAAAGAGTCGGGGTTTAAACGGAACAGGATTATTGGACAATCGGGAGTTCTTGATTCAGCGCGTTTCCGCTATTTTGTAGCCAGCGAGCTTAAGGTATCTGCCGAAGATGTAACAGGATTTGTTCTGGGGGTTCATGGGGACGATATGGTACCGCTGGTACGCTATTGTTCTGTCCATGGTATACCCATTCAGCAGCTATTGCCGGAAGCTGAAATTGAAAAAATTATGGAACGGACACGTCAGGCCGGTTCGGAAATCGTCAATTTATTAGGCAATGGCAGTGCTTATTATGCTCCCGCTGCCGCCTTAACAGAAATGATCGAGTCTATCCTGCTGGATAAGCATCGGGTCATGCCTTGTATAGTTCACTTGGAAGGTGAACTGGGCTATCAAGACCTGGTGCTGAATGTTCCCGCTGTGATTGGGCGGCAGGGAGTGGAAAAGATATTGCCCATCGATTTACTGCCGGAAGAGGAGGACTTGATCGAACGCTCTGTTGCATCCATAAGACGTGGTATTGATGCAGTTTTAGAGGGGAAGACAAATAAGCGATGCAGTTTAATCAGTTAG
- a CDS encoding nitrilase-related carbon-nitrogen hydrolase gives MRLACLQVEAQAWQDSHQAWAEIRKSILEASQHHDLLIVPESVYPAYFLAPLDKPEYEEAVEKILAEIKEICQTTHTYIAFGYADKNENLASLFNPQGEEIARKSKSNLWHFDRRWFKPGAEVVTADTEFGKVGLIICADARLPELVRSVALEKVKLIIDLANLTASGPEIEKLSNAQIDYMLATRARENKVWLAVSDKWGVEADTVTYAGRSAVYSPEGTCVAQAPSHKNGIVSVEIPTDAQGEIQCAADEELPPRCPDLYGILTTETAKLPMYRYLTEPVIPEDLTPFVTVSSSLTDGGLKDARMTHVKRLLELEPNLIVLPTARGEEEVAPYQGLLADNQFIVVTDSTDGQTKSRLISNKGVLAGYRTTDSVPQQDVANPENQFPVVKDLPMGRIGFLHEQEMLLPEAARCLMLKGADAVLWQHGMSLAKAVPLARTRAAENRIFIIAVYSGVLGNSADGASFIVDPSGSIIASTLLNKPLHATGAYCNFCNARMKSVVPGTHLVYDRKPSHYERLVKND, from the coding sequence ATGAGATTAGCATGTTTACAAGTTGAGGCTCAGGCCTGGCAAGACTCTCATCAGGCTTGGGCTGAAATAAGAAAGTCAATTCTTGAAGCGTCTCAACATCATGATTTGCTGATTGTTCCGGAGAGCGTTTATCCTGCTTACTTTTTAGCTCCCCTTGACAAGCCGGAGTATGAAGAAGCAGTGGAAAAGATTTTGGCTGAGATAAAGGAAATCTGTCAGACAACCCATACCTATATTGCTTTTGGTTATGCCGATAAGAATGAAAACCTGGCCAGTCTTTTTAACCCCCAAGGGGAGGAGATCGCCAGAAAATCCAAAAGCAATCTCTGGCATTTTGACAGAAGATGGTTTAAACCAGGAGCAGAAGTCGTCACAGCAGATACGGAGTTCGGCAAGGTGGGTCTCATCATCTGCGCAGATGCCCGTTTGCCGGAATTGGTCCGCAGCGTGGCCCTGGAAAAGGTTAAGCTGATTATTGACCTGGCCAATCTTACGGCATCCGGACCGGAGATTGAAAAACTAAGTAATGCGCAAATCGACTATATGCTGGCTACCAGAGCTCGTGAAAATAAAGTGTGGCTGGCAGTGTCCGATAAATGGGGCGTGGAAGCAGATACGGTTACCTATGCAGGCCGTTCCGCTGTTTATAGCCCGGAGGGAACCTGTGTGGCCCAGGCCCCCTCCCATAAGAATGGGATCGTATCGGTAGAAATTCCTACGGATGCCCAGGGTGAGATTCAATGTGCTGCCGATGAGGAACTGCCCCCCAGGTGTCCGGACTTGTACGGTATTTTAACCACTGAAACAGCAAAGCTGCCGATGTATCGCTATTTGACAGAGCCTGTTATTCCCGAAGATTTAACCCCATTCGTCACCGTAAGCAGTTCCCTCACTGACGGCGGTTTAAAAGATGCCCGGATGACCCATGTTAAACGCCTTTTGGAACTGGAGCCGAATCTGATTGTTTTGCCCACGGCAAGGGGTGAAGAAGAAGTTGCACCTTATCAAGGTTTATTGGCAGACAATCAATTTATTGTTGTGACTGATTCCACAGATGGGCAAACAAAAAGCCGCTTAATCTCCAACAAGGGAGTCTTAGCAGGCTATCGTACAACGGATTCGGTTCCTCAACAGGACGTTGCTAACCCGGAAAACCAATTCCCCGTGGTTAAAGATCTGCCCATGGGCAGAATAGGCTTTCTGCACGAACAAGAGATGCTGTTGCCTGAAGCTGCCCGTTGCTTGATGCTTAAAGGGGCTGATGCCGTTCTTTGGCAGCATGGCATGTCCTTGGCCAAGGCAGTTCCCTTAGCCCGAACCAGGGCGGCGGAGAACCGGATTTTTATTATTGCCGTTTATTCCGGCGTTCTGGGCAATTCTGCAGATGGGGCAAGTTTTATCGTTGATCCATCGGGAAGTATCATTGCCTCAACATTGCTTAATAAGCCCCTTCATGCCACGGGAGCTTACTGCAATTTCTGCAATGCCCGCATGAAATCAGTGGTGCCCGGTACTCACCTGGTCTATGATCGGAAACCAAGTCATTACGAAAGGTTGGTTAAAAACGACTGA
- a CDS encoding PucR family transcriptional regulator encodes MITIQDVLNADVFQNYNVLAGENGLLREVTTITIAEVPDAAKWLRGGELVCSTAFFISNTGLEQSEWVESLIINGASALAIKTSRFLGVLPKSIIECANNHNFPIIELDHEVTWPAIIESFMDYVTNQRIKIMQLIEDVQRDLINLVLENNTIQTLVNKISELVGNTIIIEDAKLNVIAVSNVEGDIQSNLDSPVFKARINEHFRQNVLKSNFYKAVKMGEKKEHLEINLTIPHSEKIRNYMFPIFSNKTIYGFISLLESQQIYSSTDLMVLKNSSTAIALQLMKQYLNQQTYRKKNLALIEDIIHGRIHTQIVFEYDFLNINLANPMVAVLMDYAEPNLENNYFWERSEDLITMTIRKHLYKHFNQVIIGNNGSLFTLLVSFQPNQIEKVNSLVKEAVEHALAELAKQFGEDKFSIGIGGAYPQPELVEKSFKEAKTALSVAKKCKIRRGNVLLFEEIGIHRIIFMVQDTAKIREFCDDLLLELKKYDEKNSDVLLETLHEFLLCDCVVKETAKKMFVHPNTVTYRIKKIKQLLKHDLALPEFKMAYLFALEANDFLKELF; translated from the coding sequence ATGATTACAATTCAAGATGTCCTTAATGCTGATGTTTTTCAAAACTATAATGTTCTGGCCGGTGAAAACGGTCTCTTGCGGGAGGTCACAACGATCACCATCGCCGAAGTTCCGGATGCGGCCAAATGGTTAAGAGGAGGTGAACTTGTCTGTTCAACAGCCTTCTTTATCAGCAACACGGGCTTAGAACAAAGTGAATGGGTTGAAAGTCTAATCATCAATGGCGCATCCGCTTTAGCCATTAAAACCAGCCGCTTCCTTGGCGTACTGCCCAAAAGTATCATTGAATGCGCCAATAACCATAACTTTCCGATCATTGAACTGGATCATGAAGTTACATGGCCGGCAATCATTGAATCGTTTATGGATTATGTAACAAATCAACGGATAAAAATAATGCAGCTTATTGAAGACGTCCAAAGGGATTTAATCAATCTTGTTTTGGAAAACAACACCATACAGACCCTTGTGAATAAAATCTCCGAATTAGTAGGGAATACCATCATCATCGAGGATGCCAAACTCAACGTGATTGCCGTGAGCAATGTTGAAGGAGATATCCAGTCTAACCTCGACTCCCCTGTTTTTAAGGCAAGGATTAACGAACATTTCAGGCAAAACGTCTTGAAATCCAACTTTTATAAAGCCGTCAAAATGGGCGAAAAAAAAGAACATCTTGAAATCAATCTCACCATACCTCATTCAGAAAAAATAAGAAACTACATGTTTCCCATCTTTTCCAATAAAACAATTTACGGTTTTATTTCCTTGTTAGAGAGCCAGCAAATTTACTCATCCACCGATCTGATGGTATTAAAAAACTCATCAACTGCCATCGCCCTCCAATTAATGAAGCAGTACCTGAACCAGCAGACATACAGAAAAAAGAACCTGGCCCTTATTGAAGATATCATTCATGGACGGATTCATACCCAAATTGTCTTTGAATATGATTTTCTTAACATAAATTTAGCTAACCCTATGGTCGCTGTCCTCATGGACTATGCAGAACCTAATCTTGAAAACAATTATTTTTGGGAACGCTCTGAAGATCTCATCACCATGACGATCAGAAAACATCTCTATAAACACTTTAATCAAGTGATTATCGGCAATAATGGCTCATTATTTACTTTACTGGTCTCCTTTCAGCCGAATCAGATTGAGAAAGTAAATTCCCTGGTTAAAGAAGCTGTAGAACATGCCTTGGCAGAACTAGCGAAGCAATTTGGCGAGGATAAATTCAGCATCGGGATTGGCGGCGCTTATCCTCAGCCGGAACTGGTGGAAAAAAGCTTTAAAGAAGCCAAAACCGCTTTATCTGTAGCCAAGAAATGTAAGATCAGGCGGGGTAATGTGCTTCTTTTTGAAGAAATAGGTATTCATCGCATTATTTTTATGGTTCAGGATACCGCCAAAATAAGAGAGTTTTGTGACGATCTCCTCCTCGAACTAAAAAAATACGACGAAAAAAACAGCGATGTTCTCTTGGAAACCCTTCACGAATTCCTCTTGTGCGATTGCGTAGTGAAAGAGACAGCCAAGAAAATGTTCGTCCATCCCAACACGGTAACCTATCGCATCAAGAAAATAAAACAACTCCTTAAACATGACTTAGCTCTCCCGGAATTTAAAATGGCGTATTTATTCGCTTTAGAAGCCAATGATTTCCTGAAGGAATTATTTTAA
- a CDS encoding L-lactate permease, producing the protein MEQSSGTIALFKIKKHVIKRAVQLSLKQWVPVTLSTIAFIVFSPVMGGLGGFLTGSNVASNAMLINLQVEVTKQIGMSPELVASVQTASSAHMTMIMKSHFMYIILVGGGLA; encoded by the coding sequence ATGGAACAATCTTCAGGAACCATTGCTTTATTCAAAATTAAAAAGCATGTTATCAAGAGAGCGGTTCAGCTGTCTTTAAAACAATGGGTTCCGGTAACCTTATCAACGATCGCATTTATAGTGTTTTCGCCGGTTATGGGCGGGCTCGGCGGTTTTCTTACCGGGAGTAACGTAGCGTCTAATGCGATGTTAATTAATCTCCAAGTGGAAGTAACCAAACAAATAGGAATGTCTCCTGAACTCGTCGCAAGCGTGCAGACGGCAAGCTCAGCCCATATGACCATGATTATGAAATCCCATTTTATGTATATAATATTAGTGGGAGGGGGTCTTGCTTGA
- a CDS encoding nucleotidyltransferase family protein: MLDKNALEARLREYKPILEKRYSVKKIGVFGSYARNEQNEDSDIDLIVEFTRPVGFQFVELKLYLEEILNRKVDLVTPNALKPQIKENILREVSYQ; the protein is encoded by the coding sequence ATGCTTGATAAGAATGCTCTTGAAGCAAGGTTAAGAGAGTATAAGCCGATACTTGAAAAGCGATATTCTGTTAAGAAAATAGGTGTGTTCGGTTCTTATGCTCGAAATGAGCAGAATGAAGACAGTGATATAGATTTAATAGTTGAGTTTACGCGACCAGTAGGTTTTCAATTTGTAGAATTAAAGCTTTATTTAGAAGAAATTCTAAATCGAAAAGTTGATTTAGTAACTCCTAATGCACTTAAACCTCAAATCAAGGAAAATATACTGAGAGAGGTATCATACCAATGA
- a CDS encoding DUF86 domain-containing protein, with product MIKRNYVMYLEDIIGCMEKIELYVGELSYEDFTKNSLVFDAVIRNLEVIGEASKSIPEETVSNYPDISWRSMIGLRNILIHEYFGVDSEIVWEIIKSDLPRTKPLIIQMLNELK from the coding sequence ATGATCAAGAGAAATTATGTTATGTATTTAGAAGATATTATTGGTTGCATGGAGAAGATAGAACTGTATGTTGGGGAATTATCATATGAGGATTTTACGAAGAATAGCTTAGTGTTCGATGCTGTTATTCGTAATTTAGAGGTAATAGGAGAAGCTTCGAAGAGTATCCCAGAAGAGACAGTCAGTAATTATCCAGATATCTCTTGGAGAAGCATGATAGGATTGAGGAATATATTAATTCATGAATATTTCGGAGTTGATTCAGAGATAGTTTGGGAGATAATTAAGAGTGATTTGCCTAGAACGAAGCCTTTGATAATCCAAATGTTAAATGAGCTTAAATAG
- a CDS encoding DUF5316 family protein, translated as MVGNPENTVNALLIIGLIPTAISALFAGVFVSGDRMRGNYSGEDDFRKRMSISTKLFLLGLPSLLTAFAVYFIMT; from the coding sequence TTGGTTGGGAATCCGGAAAATACAGTAAATGCGTTATTAATTATTGGCTTAATTCCGACGGCGATTTCGGCCCTATTTGCCGGAGTATTTGTTAGCGGAGATAGAATGAGAGGTAATTATTCCGGTGAAGATGACTTTAGAAAAAGAATGAGTATATCAACAAAGCTTTTTTTACTGGGTTTACCATCTCTGTTAACGGCGTTCGCAGTTTACTTCATTATGACATAG
- a CDS encoding YcdB/YcdC domain-containing protein — translation MPKKELLRIANSVVKIPDDYELTIEDYLESENAEGEAIFLWTGQKRDEAISVHLDAQGNLTYLSIDRQEKEPAAIAMDEVEKRKCAEQFLCTHYPDAWKDLTFSKTKKLSHADRFYYEQIVMGLPLEHAGCYMDIDPLGEVVTFSSSYKGVRRIPEIPSTLISKEKLKEHIGHTLQFRLKIHSLHSEVHDVEQGGLYLVYEPNAVFRKYRAANLCPETKMSSDEGEGEGETYVPLPTFSLKKVRRDLGIAEVVGITENLEMIREVDMGKERGIVWRDRNWQVMEKDLSMDGFFRRQTEDTVKAFVSKRSGKVRSFIWFMERKGDRQLTREECYTIAIEFLEWVIPEYFGFLQLTVPKAGDENEEQENWDDDIDDDIKEAFVFTAHNGHGIPVDSIVTVTVNRTTGLVDYYNGPDFDSEQLRQLPIKPALTEERAKEIFMSHLDFELKWDHNYGEEESDTLVYRLCDVKSRTPIRYIDAITGEVRHWKRNP, via the coding sequence TTGCCGAAAAAGGAATTATTAAGAATCGCAAATTCAGTAGTAAAGATTCCTGACGATTATGAGCTGACTATTGAGGATTATCTTGAAAGCGAAAACGCAGAAGGAGAAGCCATTTTTTTATGGACCGGTCAAAAGCGGGATGAGGCGATCTCTGTTCACCTTGATGCTCAAGGGAACTTAACCTATTTATCCATTGATCGGCAAGAGAAAGAACCCGCTGCCATAGCCATGGATGAAGTTGAAAAAAGAAAATGTGCGGAGCAATTTTTATGTACTCATTACCCGGATGCTTGGAAAGATTTAACCTTCTCTAAAACAAAAAAACTGTCCCATGCTGATCGTTTCTATTACGAACAAATCGTGATGGGCTTACCTTTAGAGCATGCCGGGTGCTATATGGATATCGACCCATTAGGAGAGGTTGTAACCTTTTCCTCTTCCTATAAAGGAGTAAGGAGAATTCCGGAAATACCTTCTACCCTAATATCTAAAGAAAAATTGAAGGAACACATAGGCCATACTCTTCAATTCCGACTCAAGATTCATTCATTGCATAGTGAAGTCCATGATGTGGAACAAGGCGGTCTTTATTTGGTATATGAACCAAATGCCGTTTTCCGGAAATATCGAGCAGCTAATTTATGTCCGGAAACAAAAATGAGCAGTGATGAAGGGGAAGGCGAAGGCGAAACCTATGTTCCCCTGCCAACCTTCTCATTAAAGAAGGTTCGCCGAGACTTAGGAATTGCAGAAGTGGTGGGTATTACGGAAAACCTTGAGATGATCCGTGAAGTGGATATGGGGAAAGAGAGGGGCATTGTCTGGCGGGATCGTAATTGGCAGGTGATGGAAAAGGATTTGTCCATGGACGGCTTTTTCAGGCGGCAAACAGAAGATACGGTTAAGGCTTTTGTTTCCAAACGTTCTGGAAAAGTGAGGAGCTTTATCTGGTTTATGGAGCGGAAGGGTGATAGGCAGCTGACCCGCGAAGAATGCTATACCATTGCCATTGAGTTTTTAGAATGGGTGATCCCGGAGTATTTCGGCTTCCTTCAACTAACGGTACCCAAAGCTGGAGATGAAAATGAGGAACAGGAAAATTGGGATGATGATATAGATGATGATATAAAGGAAGCGTTCGTTTTCACAGCTCACAATGGTCATGGCATACCTGTAGACTCCATAGTCACAGTTACTGTCAACCGTACCACAGGGCTGGTTGATTATTACAACGGACCTGATTTTGATAGTGAACAGTTGCGGCAGTTGCCGATAAAACCGGCACTGACAGAAGAGAGAGCCAAGGAAATATTTATGAGTCATTTGGATTTTGAGTTGAAATGGGATCATAACTATGGCGAAGAAGAGTCAGATACTCTTGTTTACCGACTATGTGATGTTAAATCAAGAACTCCAATTCGCTATATTGATGCCATTACCGGGGAAGTTAGGCACTGGAAAAGAAACCCTTAG
- a CDS encoding helix-turn-helix domain-containing protein: MEISLNEIIDYYAKADVSFVGAFGERVSPQLKVLDRHTNPAGGGLVIPFSGSACFTFDGKPYVIEPGMVVHAGPGMRLSKEVIGDREWEYAVIHYHIPQHERDEYPLFHKDFSLAHGRSAKVPHLVRQILDIQSIPGAAAKFQTKVLFLSLLQEIFTAACGQPGQENSKLIEEAMGYIRLNYADELTVQKVADEFSVERRQFSYLFKRHTGMSPIHYLIECRISKAKELLGSPGCSVKQVAEWVGYTDSLYFSKAFKKYTGVSPSEYREGFAL, encoded by the coding sequence TTGGAAATCAGCCTTAATGAAATTATCGACTATTATGCCAAAGCGGATGTCTCTTTTGTGGGAGCCTTTGGGGAGAGGGTATCCCCCCAGTTGAAAGTCCTCGACCGGCATACCAATCCGGCTGGGGGAGGATTGGTTATTCCTTTCAGCGGCAGCGCTTGTTTTACCTTCGACGGCAAGCCTTATGTTATAGAGCCGGGGATGGTCGTTCATGCCGGTCCCGGCATGCGGCTGAGCAAGGAAGTCATCGGTGACCGGGAATGGGAGTATGCTGTGATTCACTACCATATTCCCCAGCATGAGAGGGATGAATATCCTTTGTTTCACAAGGATTTTTCACTGGCTCATGGCCGCAGCGCCAAAGTTCCCCATCTGGTACGGCAGATTCTCGACATCCAAAGCATACCTGGCGCGGCGGCGAAGTTCCAGACCAAAGTCCTTTTCCTTTCCTTATTGCAGGAAATATTCACAGCAGCCTGCGGGCAGCCTGGCCAAGAGAACAGCAAGCTGATCGAAGAGGCCATGGGATATATCCGCTTGAACTATGCCGATGAACTGACCGTGCAAAAAGTGGCTGATGAGTTTAGCGTCGAAAGGCGGCAGTTTTCCTATTTATTCAAACGTCATACGGGAATGAGTCCCATCCATTACTTAATCGAATGCCGGATCAGCAAAGCCAAAGAGCTGTTGGGCTCTCCAGGCTGTTCTGTGAAACAGGTGGCGGAATGGGTCGGCTATACGGACAGTCTTTATTTCAGCAAAGCGTTTAAGAAATACACGGGGGTTTCGCCGTCGGAATACCGGGAGGGCTTTGCCCTATAA
- a CDS encoding ABC transporter substrate-binding protein: MKKLRVLIVSISLMLGLLTGCGGAPANTNAEVPSENTPGTGEEAAWPRTYVDAVGNEIVLDKKPERIALLNFHNYEAIVALGQIPVAATDTETVYKGWGSLIPYAEKFEIIDVGATKAPNLEKLVEVNPDVILYIDSTQGAIVEDLKKIAPVIAVAGGPIPGYGENWSTWQGVIREYGMMLGEEAKAEAEIARLEGLLTDAKVKLAPYQDKTFVFIRLQEKDIYSWMPDFAFNPEKGIGLKSPYEKPGQLSLESLADLNPDFIILYDEITNTVDEDKLADLNANSSVWQSLTAVKAGQVISVDRSSFSGGPLGMEIGIRALVEELTSK; encoded by the coding sequence ATGAAAAAACTAAGGGTACTGATAGTGTCCATCTCACTGATGCTGGGACTGCTTACAGGCTGCGGCGGAGCGCCGGCCAACACTAATGCTGAGGTTCCGTCGGAAAACACGCCGGGGACAGGGGAGGAAGCAGCCTGGCCCAGGACCTATGTGGACGCCGTGGGCAATGAAATCGTTTTGGATAAGAAGCCGGAGCGCATTGCTCTGCTCAATTTTCATAATTACGAAGCCATTGTGGCTTTAGGCCAGATTCCTGTGGCGGCTACGGATACGGAGACGGTTTACAAAGGGTGGGGGTCGCTGATCCCTTATGCGGAGAAGTTTGAAATTATCGATGTAGGGGCCACGAAAGCCCCCAATCTGGAGAAATTGGTGGAAGTCAACCCGGATGTCATCCTCTATATTGACAGCACCCAGGGCGCTATTGTGGAAGACCTGAAAAAAATAGCCCCCGTCATAGCCGTGGCCGGCGGACCGATCCCCGGCTATGGTGAGAATTGGTCCACCTGGCAGGGGGTGATCAGAGAGTATGGCATGATGTTGGGTGAAGAAGCAAAAGCTGAGGCTGAAATTGCCAGATTAGAGGGCTTGCTGACGGATGCCAAAGTCAAGCTTGCTCCTTATCAGGATAAAACCTTTGTCTTCATCAGACTTCAGGAAAAGGATATCTATTCCTGGATGCCGGATTTTGCCTTTAACCCGGAAAAAGGCATCGGCCTGAAAAGCCCTTATGAAAAACCGGGGCAATTATCCCTGGAGAGCCTGGCGGATTTGAATCCTGACTTTATCATCCTCTATGACGAAATAACCAATACCGTGGATGAAGATAAACTGGCTGATTTAAATGCCAACAGCTCCGTATGGCAGTCCTTGACTGCAGTGAAAGCGGGGCAGGTGATTTCTGTCGATCGCTCCTCCTTTTCCGGCGGACCTCTGGGCATGGAAATCGGGATTCGCGCCCTTGTTGAAGAGCTGACAAGCAAGTAG